Genomic window (Oligoflexia bacterium):
ATAAAGGCGAAGGATACAATCCACTTTGCGGTGATAAAGTGAACGTTTATCTTGAAATAAAAGATGGCAAAATAATTAATGCAGCGTTTGAAGGGTCAGGATGTGCTATTTCCACAGCTTCTGCCTCAATGATGACTGACATCATGAAAACTAAATCTATAGTTGAAATTGAAGCACTGTTTAAGAAATTTCAAAACCTTGTAACAGGCCTTGGCAATAGCAGTGAAGGCCCTGATTTAGACAAATTAGAAATTTTTGAAGGAGTAAGCGAATTTCCCGCAAGAGTGAAATGCGCCATACTCCCCTGGCACACAGCAATGCTTGCATTAAAACAAGAAAACACAGTAGCAAAAACAGAATAACAAAAAGGTATGACCAAATGTTACATGAAAAAGTAAAACTAAAAAGAGATACATCCGCCATTCAAATCCCTAGTGGAACAGTAGTAACTCTTGCACTTGGCACACAAGTTACGATTACCCAATCTTTGGGTGGTTCTTATACTGTCATTTCAGAAGATGGTTTTATGGCGCGGATTAATGCTGAAAACGCTGATGCATTAGGTAAACAACCCTCAGATATCAAAACCTCAGCTACTGATAAAACTCAAGAACAAGTTGGGCCACTCACTCAAACCCAAATTGAAGAAAAGGTTTGGGAGCAGCTTAAAACCTGTTATGACCCTGAAATACCTGTAAATGTCGTTGAACTTGGACTGGTTTATGAAT
Coding sequences:
- a CDS encoding SUF system NifU family Fe-S cluster assembly protein, giving the protein MSELRDLYQEVIIDHSKRPRNFHKIANTSHKGEGYNPLCGDKVNVYLEIKDGKIINAAFEGSGCAISTASASMMTDIMKTKSIVEIEALFKKFQNLVTGLGNSSEGPDLDKLEIFEGVSEFPARVKCAILPWHTAMLALKQENTVAKTE
- the sufT gene encoding putative Fe-S cluster assembly protein SufT; this encodes MLHEKVKLKRDTSAIQIPSGTVVTLALGTQVTITQSLGGSYTVISEDGFMARINAENADALGKQPSDIKTSATDKTQEQVGPLTQTQIEEKVWEQLKTCYDPEIPVNVVELGLVYECKVTAIDDGFDVAVVMTLTAPGCGMGPVLAGEIESKVRDIPGVKTTHVDVVFDPVWEQSMMSEAAKLQLGFF